Proteins encoded together in one Yersinia mollaretii ATCC 43969 window:
- a CDS encoding GHMP kinase: protein MAEARCPASCGELIQGWILGGEKLISCPVNWFSTVSVSDGIPSGHERPRMRQMLAAVLAHFDHPAELARGLNIHFDSTIPVAKGLASSTADIAATALATARHLGETLDETTLAALCVSLEPTDSTLFQQLTLFDHQTAATQISYDWQPAVDILLLESPQILNTEDYHRRDRQAELLTSAASLAQAWQLFTQAVDRRDCSLLGQATTLSAQASQRLLVKPDFSALMELVEDLDLYGLNVAHSGSVVGLLLDRQRHDVEQIYWQLQRRNITQNYPNQHLLTMVSGGVR from the coding sequence ATGGCTGAAGCCCGATGCCCTGCCTCCTGTGGTGAGTTAATTCAGGGCTGGATACTGGGAGGCGAGAAGCTGATCTCCTGCCCGGTGAACTGGTTCAGCACCGTCTCGGTGAGTGACGGGATACCCAGCGGCCATGAGCGGCCCCGGATGCGCCAGATGTTGGCGGCGGTGCTGGCTCACTTCGACCACCCCGCCGAGCTGGCCCGTGGCCTTAATATCCATTTTGATTCCACCATTCCGGTGGCAAAAGGGCTGGCGAGCAGCACCGCAGATATTGCTGCCACCGCACTGGCCACCGCCCGTCATTTGGGTGAAACCCTTGATGAGACCACCCTCGCGGCACTGTGTGTCAGCCTCGAACCCACTGACAGCACACTGTTTCAGCAGTTAACTCTGTTTGATCACCAAACCGCCGCCACACAAATTTCTTATGATTGGCAGCCCGCCGTGGATATTTTGCTGCTGGAAAGCCCGCAGATCCTAAATACCGAGGATTACCATCGCCGTGATCGCCAAGCTGAACTGCTGACCAGTGCCGCTTCACTGGCGCAAGCGTGGCAACTCTTTACCCAAGCCGTTGACCGCCGCGACTGTTCACTGTTGGGCCAAGCCACCACCCTCAGCGCACAAGCCAGCCAGCGTTTGCTGGTCAAACCCGATTTTTCGGCGCTGATGGAATTAGTGGAAGATCTGGATTTATACGGGCTGAATGTCGCCCACAGCGGCAGTGTGGTGGGGTTGCTACTAGACCGCCAACGCCATGACGTAGAACAGATTTATTGGCAACTACAGCGGCGCAATATCACCCAAAACTACCCAAACCAGCACCTGCTGACCATGGTGTCCGGTGGGGTGCGGTAA
- the cobD gene encoding threonine-phosphate decarboxylase CobD, which produces MSEHGGNVLEMALKIGTDAANIIDFSANINPLGMPNSLKTAIVAQLARAECYPDVEYRQLHAALARAHHCQPENIMAGNGATELIYAVVQYLQPRSALLLTPGFAEYRRALQRVGCQIHDYSLSEAEGYQPDERLLARLAQLRPDCLFLATPNNPTGLMPDSALLQAIVQCCHQHHIALIVDEAFIDFLPDAPGLIPQLADFPRLYVLRSLTKFFAIPGLRLGYLLSGDQAAIAQMKQQREPWTINAFAALAGEIILDDQPYIQATHQWLAQQQRWLYQQLSTLPALQVWQGAANYIFLRCLTPEIHLQQALLQYHILIRHCANYPGLTRDHYRVAIKSAADNQRLISALQQVFGHG; this is translated from the coding sequence ATGAGTGAGCATGGTGGCAATGTGCTGGAGATGGCGCTGAAAATCGGGACAGATGCAGCGAATATCATTGATTTCAGTGCCAATATTAATCCGCTGGGGATGCCCAATTCGCTGAAAACCGCCATTGTTGCGCAGTTAGCCCGTGCAGAGTGCTACCCTGATGTTGAGTATCGCCAGCTCCATGCCGCGCTGGCCCGCGCTCACCACTGCCAGCCGGAGAACATCATGGCGGGCAATGGGGCCACCGAATTGATTTATGCGGTGGTGCAGTATCTGCAACCGCGCAGTGCCTTGCTGCTGACACCGGGTTTTGCCGAGTATCGCCGCGCCCTGCAACGGGTCGGCTGCCAGATTCATGATTATTCGCTGAGTGAAGCGGAGGGCTATCAGCCCGATGAGCGCTTACTGGCGCGATTGGCACAGCTACGCCCTGACTGCCTGTTTCTGGCGACACCGAATAACCCCACGGGGCTGATGCCTGATAGTGCGCTGCTGCAAGCCATTGTGCAGTGCTGCCACCAACATCACATTGCGTTGATTGTCGATGAGGCCTTTATCGATTTTCTGCCGGATGCGCCGGGGTTGATCCCCCAACTGGCGGATTTCCCGCGTCTCTATGTGCTGCGCTCGCTGACCAAATTTTTCGCCATTCCGGGGCTGCGCTTGGGTTATCTACTCAGTGGCGATCAGGCGGCCATCGCCCAGATGAAACAGCAGCGCGAACCTTGGACTATCAATGCCTTCGCGGCGCTGGCGGGCGAGATTATCCTCGATGACCAACCCTATATTCAGGCCACGCATCAATGGCTGGCACAGCAGCAGCGTTGGTTATATCAACAATTGTCTACCCTGCCTGCGTTACAGGTCTGGCAAGGGGCGGCTAACTATATTTTCCTGCGCTGCCTGACACCGGAAATCCACCTACAACAGGCGCTCTTGCAGTACCATATTTTGATCCGCCATTGCGCCAACTACCCCGGTTTGACCCGTGACCACTACCGCGTGGCGATCAAAAGTGCCGCAGATAATCAGCGGCTGATCAGCGCCCTGCAACAGGTTTTCGGCCATGGCTGA
- the cobA gene encoding uroporphyrinogen-III C-methyltransferase — MKSGKVWLVGAGPGDAALITVKGLHAIRQAEALVYDRLVCAELLAEAPDGCEMINVGKNPNHHLVPQPEINQILVDCAQRGLNVVRLKGGDPYVFGRGGEEAEALALAAIPFEVIPGISSAIGGLAYAGIPVTHRDYASGFHVITGHLRQGNEPQDWATLAKLEGTLVILMGMTQLATICQQLIAGGKAPTTPAAVVMYASHQQQQVASGTLTTLADQAAAQGLSAPALIVIGDVVRLREILAFTPETLSLSSIPSLMVL, encoded by the coding sequence ATGAAAAGTGGAAAAGTGTGGCTGGTGGGCGCGGGGCCGGGGGATGCGGCGCTGATTACGGTAAAAGGGTTGCATGCCATTCGTCAGGCCGAGGCACTGGTGTATGACCGGCTGGTCTGTGCCGAGCTGCTGGCGGAAGCCCCTGACGGCTGTGAAATGATTAATGTGGGCAAGAACCCCAATCACCACTTGGTGCCGCAGCCGGAGATCAATCAGATTTTGGTGGATTGCGCCCAACGCGGGCTGAATGTGGTGCGGCTCAAAGGCGGCGATCCCTATGTGTTCGGGCGCGGCGGGGAGGAAGCGGAAGCACTGGCGCTGGCGGCGATCCCATTTGAAGTGATTCCGGGAATCAGCTCCGCCATTGGCGGGCTAGCCTATGCGGGCATTCCGGTGACCCACCGTGATTATGCCTCTGGTTTTCATGTGATTACCGGGCATCTGCGCCAAGGTAATGAGCCACAGGATTGGGCGACACTGGCGAAGTTGGAGGGCACACTGGTTATCTTGATGGGGATGACGCAACTGGCGACGATTTGCCAGCAGTTGATCGCTGGAGGAAAAGCGCCGACTACGCCCGCCGCCGTGGTGATGTATGCCAGCCACCAGCAGCAGCAAGTCGCCAGTGGCACCTTGACCACCTTAGCGGATCAGGCCGCCGCGCAGGGTTTATCGGCTCCGGCATTGATTGTGATTGGGGATGTAGTGCGCCTGCGGGAGATTCTGGCATTCACGCCAGAAACGTTGTCGCTAAGCTCAATTCCCTCGCTTATGGTACTCTGA
- a CDS encoding acetate/propionate family kinase produces the protein MSGKIMAINAGSSSLKFQLFSMRNAQSGQGEEQVLCQGLIERIGMDDAVFTLRAGDVKWRETLPIADCRQGAEHLLRALIEHNIIDSLDEIIGVGHRVAHGGETFADSVLITPDVLDKIEQLGLLAPLHNPVNALGIRVFQHALPDARAVAVFDTAFHQTLSQTAYLYPLPWRYYEELGIRRYGFHGTSHKYVSTVCAERMGRPLAELRIVSCHLGNGSSLCAIGHGRSVNTSMGFTPQAGIMMGTRSGDIDPSILPFIQQTEGKSAAEINHLINNQSGLLGISGISHDYRDVEQAASQGDSRAQVALELFAERIRAVIGSYIVQLGGIDALIFTGGIGENARNARQRICRDLAFLGIELDDDKNQKNQFFIQKDSGPVQIAIVNTNEELMIARDVMRVAQPLPVQPALALQ, from the coding sequence ATGTCCGGTAAGATTATGGCGATAAACGCCGGCAGTTCTTCGTTGAAATTTCAGCTATTTTCCATGCGCAATGCGCAGAGCGGCCAAGGGGAAGAGCAGGTGCTGTGCCAAGGGTTAATTGAGCGCATCGGTATGGATGATGCGGTGTTTACCCTGCGGGCAGGTGATGTGAAATGGCGGGAAACCCTGCCAATCGCCGATTGCCGCCAAGGGGCAGAACATCTGCTGCGCGCACTGATTGAGCACAACATTATTGATTCGCTGGATGAGATCATCGGCGTCGGTCATCGGGTGGCCCACGGCGGCGAAACCTTTGCCGATTCGGTGCTGATCACCCCCGATGTACTGGATAAAATCGAGCAACTGGGTCTGCTCGCGCCCTTGCATAATCCGGTCAACGCCTTGGGGATTCGGGTGTTTCAACATGCCCTGCCCGATGCCCGCGCCGTGGCGGTATTTGATACCGCCTTCCACCAAACCCTCAGCCAAACCGCCTATCTCTACCCCTTGCCGTGGCGCTACTATGAAGAGCTGGGGATTCGTCGTTATGGTTTCCACGGCACCAGCCACAAATATGTCAGCACGGTCTGCGCAGAGCGCATGGGGCGGCCACTGGCGGAGTTGCGCATTGTCTCCTGCCACCTCGGCAACGGCTCTAGCCTGTGTGCTATCGGCCATGGTCGCTCGGTCAATACCTCGATGGGCTTCACCCCACAGGCGGGGATCATGATGGGGACTCGCAGTGGCGATATTGACCCCTCGATTCTGCCGTTTATTCAGCAGACCGAGGGCAAAAGCGCCGCCGAAATCAACCATCTGATCAACAACCAATCCGGCTTGCTGGGGATCTCCGGCATCTCACACGATTATCGCGATGTGGAGCAGGCCGCCAGCCAAGGTGATAGCCGCGCACAAGTGGCCCTTGAGCTGTTTGCTGAGCGCATCCGTGCAGTGATTGGCAGCTATATCGTGCAACTGGGCGGGATCGACGCGCTGATCTTTACTGGCGGTATTGGCGAAAATGCCCGCAACGCCCGTCAGCGGATATGCCGGGATCTGGCTTTTCTTGGTATTGAGCTGGATGACGATAAAAACCAAAAAAATCAGTTCTTTATCCAGAAGGATTCTGGGCCGGTACAGATTGCTATCGTCAATACCAATGAAGAATTAATGATTGCCCGTGATGTTATGCGCGTGGCGCAACCCCTGCCGGTCCAACCGGCCCTCGCCCTACAGTGA
- a CDS encoding EutP/PduV family microcompartment system protein translates to MQRIMLIGPSQCGKTSLIQRLQGEALNYQKTQSIIWQDNAIDTPGEYLENRCLYSALLASACEADVVGLVQNADATQSWFAPMLAQVFNKPVIGIISKADTVSQPESLSWAADCLTQAGAHTLFVTSALTGEGLTDLITYLNHSGESYVR, encoded by the coding sequence ATGCAGCGCATCATGTTAATTGGCCCCAGCCAGTGCGGTAAAACCTCGCTGATTCAGCGCTTGCAGGGCGAGGCGCTGAATTACCAGAAAACCCAGTCGATTATCTGGCAGGACAATGCCATTGATACGCCGGGTGAATATCTGGAAAACCGCTGCTTATACAGCGCGTTACTGGCAAGTGCCTGTGAGGCAGATGTGGTGGGATTGGTGCAAAACGCCGATGCCACTCAGAGCTGGTTTGCCCCAATGCTGGCGCAGGTGTTCAACAAACCGGTGATCGGCATTATCAGCAAAGCGGACACCGTCAGCCAGCCAGAATCACTGAGCTGGGCGGCGGATTGCCTGACGCAAGCGGGCGCACACACTCTCTTTGTCACCTCGGCGCTCACTGGCGAGGGACTCACTGACCTTATAACTTATTTGAATCATTCTGGAGAGTCGTATGTCCGGTAA
- the pduU gene encoding propanediol utilization microcompartment protein PduU, whose product MEKSSTPERVIQEYVPGKQITLAHLIANPNKALYKKLGLNDVSSAIGILTITPSEASIIASDIATKSGAVEIGFIDRFTGAVVFTGDVSAVEYALKQVIHTLGDMMKFTACPMTRT is encoded by the coding sequence ATGGAGAAGAGCAGCACCCCCGAGCGCGTGATTCAGGAGTATGTGCCCGGTAAACAGATCACCCTCGCGCATCTTATCGCCAACCCCAATAAGGCGCTTTATAAAAAACTGGGGCTGAATGATGTCAGCAGCGCCATTGGCATTCTGACCATCACCCCCAGCGAAGCCTCGATTATTGCCAGTGATATCGCCACAAAATCCGGTGCGGTTGAGATTGGTTTTATCGACCGATTCACCGGCGCAGTGGTGTTTACCGGCGATGTTTCGGCAGTGGAGTATGCGCTAAAACAGGTGATTCACACCTTGGGCGACATGATGAAATTCACCGCCTGCCCGATGACCCGGACCTGA
- a CDS encoding BMC domain-containing protein, with translation MSQAIGIVELSSIAKGMEVCDLMLKSANVKLLVSKTLCPGKYLLMVGGDIGAVSQSVQNGEKHSGHLLVDSIVLPNLHPSVLPAISGLNTVENRQAAGVVETWSVAACITAADRAVKAANVTLVRIHMAFGIGGKCYQVLSGDIADVQTAVEVASQCAGEKGLLVYSTVIPRPHEALWRQLVQEA, from the coding sequence ATGTCTCAAGCCATTGGAATTGTTGAATTAAGTAGTATCGCCAAGGGGATGGAAGTCTGCGACCTGATGCTGAAAAGCGCCAACGTCAAGTTACTGGTCAGTAAAACCCTCTGCCCCGGTAAATATCTGCTGATGGTGGGTGGCGATATCGGTGCTGTCAGCCAGTCAGTGCAAAATGGCGAAAAGCACAGCGGCCATTTATTGGTCGATAGCATCGTGCTGCCCAATTTGCACCCCTCGGTGTTACCCGCCATCAGCGGCCTAAACACAGTGGAGAATCGCCAAGCGGCGGGCGTGGTGGAGACTTGGAGTGTCGCGGCTTGCATCACCGCCGCAGACCGCGCGGTCAAAGCCGCCAATGTCACCTTGGTGCGCATCCATATGGCCTTTGGTATCGGCGGTAAATGTTATCAGGTGCTGAGCGGCGATATTGCCGACGTGCAAACCGCCGTTGAAGTTGCCAGCCAGTGTGCTGGCGAGAAGGGATTATTGGTCTATAGCACAGTGATCCCCCGTCCCCATGAGGCGCTGTGGCGTCAGTTAGTTCAGGAGGCATGA
- a CDS encoding 4Fe-4S dicluster domain-containing protein, whose amino-acid sequence MSDLQMPIAPLLSAPLACGELMPCDAATIQQRVRDAGVVGAGGAGFPTAVKLQAQADIFLVNAAECEPMLKVDQQLIPRQAGRLVRGVLYGMVATGAREGIIALKAKYEEAIAALTPLLPPQIRLHILPDVYPAGDEVITIWLATGRRVPPAALPITIGVVVNNVQTLLNVARAVEQQWPVTRRTLTVNGAVARPLTLTVPLGTSLREVLALAGGATIDNPAYINGGPMMGHALHDLDQPVTKTTGGLLVLPANHLLITRRARSDQDVLAIARAVCEQCRMCTELCPRHLIGHELPPHLLVRAITYQQVATPDILLSALTCSECGLCESYACPVDISPMRINRLLKTQLRAQGARYQGELREADPMANYRMVPTSRLIARLDLTDWYQPAPFSEQHYLPPQVVLPLRQHIGAPAEAVVTVGEQVEHGQLIGQIPENALGAPLHATISGVVTEISASAITLCRAI is encoded by the coding sequence ATGAGTGATCTCCAGATGCCCATTGCGCCGTTATTGAGCGCCCCGCTCGCCTGCGGTGAACTGATGCCGTGTGATGCCGCCACTATTCAGCAACGGGTGCGCGATGCCGGGGTGGTCGGTGCGGGTGGCGCGGGTTTCCCGACGGCGGTGAAACTACAAGCGCAGGCTGACATTTTTCTGGTCAATGCCGCTGAGTGTGAGCCGATGCTGAAAGTGGATCAGCAGTTGATCCCCCGTCAGGCCGGACGGCTGGTACGCGGCGTGCTCTATGGCATGGTCGCTACTGGCGCGCGTGAGGGGATCATTGCGCTGAAAGCCAAATATGAGGAGGCGATTGCGGCACTAACGCCACTGCTGCCGCCACAGATTCGGCTGCATATTCTGCCCGACGTTTACCCCGCGGGTGATGAGGTGATCACTATCTGGCTGGCGACCGGTCGCCGTGTCCCGCCCGCCGCGCTGCCCATCACTATTGGCGTGGTGGTGAATAATGTGCAAACCCTGCTTAACGTCGCGCGGGCGGTGGAGCAGCAGTGGCCCGTGACCCGCCGCACACTGACCGTGAATGGGGCGGTGGCACGGCCACTCACCCTGACGGTACCGCTGGGCACTTCGCTGCGGGAAGTGCTGGCACTGGCGGGAGGCGCAACCATCGACAATCCCGCCTATATCAATGGCGGGCCGATGATGGGCCATGCCCTACACGACCTCGATCAGCCCGTAACCAAAACCACGGGTGGCCTGTTGGTGCTACCCGCCAATCACTTGCTGATCACCCGCCGCGCCCGCAGTGATCAGGATGTGCTCGCCATTGCGCGCGCCGTCTGCGAGCAGTGCCGCATGTGCACCGAGCTGTGTCCGCGCCACCTGATCGGCCATGAGCTGCCGCCCCATCTGCTGGTGCGGGCGATAACCTATCAGCAAGTTGCCACGCCGGATATCTTGCTCAGCGCCCTCACCTGCTCGGAGTGTGGGTTGTGCGAAAGCTACGCCTGTCCGGTGGATATCTCGCCCATGCGCATTAATCGCCTGCTGAAAACGCAGTTGCGTGCACAGGGCGCGCGCTATCAGGGGGAGCTGCGTGAGGCTGATCCGATGGCGAATTACCGCATGGTGCCAACATCGCGGCTGATTGCACGGCTGGATCTGACCGACTGGTATCAGCCCGCCCCGTTCAGCGAGCAACACTATCTGCCACCGCAGGTGGTGTTACCGCTGCGTCAACATATTGGCGCACCCGCAGAAGCGGTGGTGACGGTGGGTGAGCAGGTCGAGCACGGCCAGTTGATTGGGCAGATCCCCGAAAACGCCTTGGGTGCGCCTCTGCACGCCACGATTTCGGGTGTCGTCACAGAGATCAGTGCCAGCGCCATCACACTTTGTCGCGCCATTTAA
- a CDS encoding 1-propanol dehydrogenase PduQ, which produces MKTFFLQTRIYSGEGSLKVLQRFHQRKIWIVCDSFLATSPLLDRLQQALAADNQISLFSDITPDPNISTVVKGIEQMQALRPDVVIGFGGGSALDAAKAIVWFSRQQGLEIETCIAIPTTSGTGSEVTSACVISDPEKSIKYPLFDDAIYPDIAILDPALVVTVPPAITANTGLDVLTHALEAYVSPRASDFTDALAEKAVQLVFRHLPTACQKGDCLITRGKMHNASTLAGMAFSQAGLGINHAIAHQLGGQFHIAHGLANALLLVPVIRFNAVDARACKRYARLAKLCHFSPANGEDRGAVNQLIYQIEQLKRQCGLPQPLAAMKVNERQLQQRIPDIITAALADVTLRTNPRPADEKAIRGIVEALYE; this is translated from the coding sequence ATGAAGACTTTTTTCCTGCAAACACGCATTTATAGCGGGGAAGGCAGCCTCAAAGTGCTGCAACGCTTCCATCAGCGAAAAATCTGGATTGTCTGCGATAGCTTTCTCGCCACCTCGCCACTGCTGGATCGTTTGCAACAGGCGCTGGCGGCAGATAACCAGATCAGCCTGTTTAGCGACATCACGCCGGACCCCAATATCAGCACCGTGGTCAAGGGTATTGAGCAGATGCAAGCCCTGCGCCCTGATGTGGTGATTGGCTTTGGTGGCGGTTCGGCGCTGGACGCCGCGAAAGCTATCGTCTGGTTTAGCCGCCAGCAGGGGCTGGAGATTGAAACCTGTATCGCCATCCCCACCACCAGCGGCACTGGCTCAGAAGTCACCAGCGCTTGCGTGATCAGCGATCCGGAAAAAAGCATTAAATATCCGCTATTTGACGATGCGATCTATCCGGATATTGCCATTCTGGACCCCGCGCTGGTGGTCACCGTGCCGCCTGCCATCACCGCCAATACCGGACTGGACGTGCTGACCCATGCGCTGGAAGCCTATGTTTCGCCACGCGCCAGTGATTTTACTGATGCGCTGGCGGAAAAAGCGGTGCAGTTGGTGTTTCGCCATCTGCCGACCGCCTGCCAGAAAGGCGATTGCCTGATCACCCGAGGCAAGATGCATAACGCCTCAACACTGGCGGGCATGGCCTTCAGTCAGGCAGGGCTGGGCATCAATCACGCCATTGCTCACCAACTGGGCGGTCAGTTCCACATCGCCCACGGGTTAGCCAATGCGCTGCTGTTAGTCCCGGTGATTCGCTTTAATGCCGTCGATGCGCGAGCCTGTAAACGCTATGCGCGGCTGGCGAAATTATGCCATTTCAGCCCGGCCAACGGGGAGGATCGCGGCGCGGTGAATCAACTGATTTATCAGATTGAGCAGCTTAAGCGCCAGTGTGGATTGCCTCAGCCGCTGGCGGCGATGAAAGTTAACGAACGCCAGTTGCAACAGCGCATTCCGGACATCATCACCGCCGCACTGGCGGACGTCACCCTGCGCACCAACCCGCGTCCGGCAGATGAAAAAGCGATTCGAGGCATTGTCGAGGCGCTGTATGAGTGA
- a CDS encoding aldehyde dehydrogenase family protein: protein MNTHDIESLIRTILTEQLTPATASAVSAIFASVDEAVTAAHSAFLRYQQSPMKTRSAIISALREQLAPQLASLSERGASETGMGNKEDKFLKNRAALENTPGIEDLSTTALTGDGGMVLFEYSPFGVIGSVAPSTNPTETIINNSISMLAAGNAVYFSPHPGAKAVSLDLIAQIEAIIFNRCGIRNLVVTVQEPSFEATQQMMAHDKIALLAITGGPAIVAMGMKSGKKVIGAGAGNPPCLVDETAELVKAAQDIVSGASFDYNLPCIAEKSLIVVESVADRLLQQMQAFDALLITQPQEVDSLRKACLTPQGHANKNLVGKSPAELLKAAGITCPAKAPRLLLVEVAGDDPLVTTEQLMPLLPVVRVKDFDAALTLALQVEGGLHHTATMHSQNVSRLNLAARLLQTSIFVKNGPSYAGIGVGGEGFTTFTIATPTGEGTTSARTFARQRRCVLTNGFSIR, encoded by the coding sequence ATGAACACCCATGATATTGAATCTCTCATTCGCACTATCCTCACCGAGCAACTGACGCCTGCGACGGCCTCTGCCGTCAGCGCCATTTTTGCCAGCGTGGATGAAGCCGTGACTGCCGCCCACAGCGCCTTTTTGCGCTATCAGCAAAGCCCGATGAAAACCCGTAGCGCCATTATCAGCGCCCTGCGTGAGCAGTTAGCCCCTCAGTTGGCGTCACTCTCTGAGCGTGGTGCCAGCGAAACCGGTATGGGCAACAAAGAAGATAAATTCCTGAAAAACAGGGCCGCGCTGGAGAATACCCCCGGCATCGAAGACCTCTCCACCACGGCTCTGACGGGCGACGGCGGTATGGTGCTGTTCGAATATTCGCCGTTCGGCGTGATTGGCTCTGTCGCCCCCAGCACTAACCCCACCGAAACCATTATCAATAACAGCATCAGCATGTTAGCCGCGGGTAATGCGGTCTATTTTAGCCCGCACCCCGGCGCTAAAGCCGTCTCACTGGATCTGATTGCCCAAATTGAAGCGATCATTTTCAACCGTTGCGGCATCCGCAATTTGGTGGTGACGGTGCAAGAACCGAGCTTTGAGGCCACCCAACAGATGATGGCCCACGACAAAATCGCTCTACTGGCGATCACCGGTGGGCCAGCCATTGTGGCGATGGGCATGAAGAGCGGCAAAAAAGTGATTGGTGCGGGCGCGGGTAATCCGCCTTGTCTGGTGGATGAGACTGCCGAACTGGTGAAAGCGGCGCAAGATATCGTGTCCGGCGCGTCATTCGACTACAACCTGCCCTGCATTGCCGAGAAGAGTTTGATTGTGGTGGAGAGTGTCGCCGACCGCCTGTTGCAGCAGATGCAAGCTTTCGACGCGCTGCTGATCACTCAGCCGCAAGAGGTCGATAGCCTACGCAAAGCCTGCCTGACCCCCCAAGGCCACGCTAACAAAAATCTGGTGGGCAAAAGCCCGGCTGAACTGCTGAAAGCGGCGGGTATCACTTGCCCTGCCAAAGCCCCACGCCTACTGCTGGTGGAAGTGGCGGGTGACGATCCGCTAGTGACCACGGAACAACTGATGCCGCTGCTGCCAGTGGTGCGGGTAAAGGATTTTGATGCGGCGCTGACACTGGCGCTGCAAGTGGAAGGCGGCCTGCATCACACCGCAACCATGCACTCCCAGAATGTCTCGCGCCTGAATCTGGCGGCCCGCCTATTGCAGACCTCCATTTTTGTCAAAAATGGCCCCTCCTATGCGGGGATCGGGGTCGGCGGCGAGGGCTTTACCACCTTCACCATCGCCACCCCCACCGGAGAGGGCACCACCTCGGCCCGCACCTTTGCGCGTCAACGCCGCTGTGTGCTGACTAACGGTTTCTCCATTCGCTGA
- a CDS encoding cob(I)yrinic acid a,c-diamide adenosyltransferase: MSIYTKTGDAGTTALFTGQRVKKSHPRVETYGTLDELNAALSLCARVTQGEENRQLLDAVQHQLFYFSAELASEGIETPPVGRNSISEQDIQALELAVDRCMAQLPPVKGFILPGDTEAGSRLHFARTLARRGERRLIELAEQVPVRPVLLQYLNRLSDCLYAVARDEDQRQRLQQTAQTVLARYLAASEAAEPTRESIVTQPAGLGFSDVHQLVKLAVEAAMKLQIAVVVALTDRHGNLIMTYRMPDTLLVSSELAPKKAWTAVALKTATHQLSRAVQPGADLFQLEASTGGKVVSFGGGYPLWRHGQLVGGLGISGGSVEQDMHIAEAAISALHLRNE, from the coding sequence ATGAGCATCTATACCAAAACGGGTGATGCAGGGACCACAGCCCTGTTTACCGGGCAACGGGTGAAAAAGAGCCACCCACGGGTGGAGACCTACGGCACGCTGGATGAACTTAACGCCGCGCTGAGCCTGTGCGCCCGCGTGACGCAAGGCGAAGAGAACCGTCAGCTACTTGATGCGGTACAACATCAGTTGTTCTATTTCAGCGCTGAACTGGCCAGCGAAGGTATCGAAACCCCGCCTGTTGGGCGCAACAGTATCAGCGAGCAGGATATTCAGGCGTTGGAGTTAGCGGTTGACCGCTGCATGGCGCAGTTGCCGCCAGTAAAAGGTTTTATTCTACCCGGTGATACCGAAGCGGGTAGCCGGTTGCATTTTGCCCGCACGCTGGCGCGGCGCGGTGAACGGCGGCTGATTGAGCTGGCCGAACAGGTGCCGGTGCGCCCGGTGCTGTTGCAGTATCTCAATCGCTTATCCGATTGTCTGTATGCCGTGGCCCGCGATGAAGATCAGCGCCAACGATTGCAGCAAACCGCACAAACCGTGCTGGCGCGCTATCTGGCGGCCAGCGAGGCGGCAGAGCCTACCCGCGAGTCAATAGTCACCCAGCCCGCCGGACTGGGATTTTCCGATGTCCACCAATTAGTTAAGTTGGCGGTTGAAGCCGCCATGAAATTGCAGATCGCTGTGGTGGTGGCACTGACTGACCGCCACGGCAACCTGATCATGACCTACCGTATGCCCGATACCCTGCTGGTCAGTAGCGAACTGGCACCGAAAAAAGCCTGGACCGCTGTCGCCCTGAAAACCGCCACCCATCAACTGAGCCGCGCCGTGCAACCGGGGGCTGACCTGTTCCAACTGGAAGCCAGCACCGGCGGCAAAGTGGTGAGTTTTGGTGGCGGCTACCCCCTGTGGCGTCACGGCCAACTGGTGGGCGGCTTAGGCATCAGCGGCGGTAGCGTCGAACAAGATATGCACATCGCAGAAGCCGCCATATCGGCTCTACATCTGAGGAATGAATAA
- a CDS encoding EutN/CcmL family microcompartment protein produces MQLARVVGSVVSTQKSPTLIGKKLLLVRRVAGDGSLPPDSKTPDEVAVDSVGAGQGELVLLAGGSSARRVFAEPNDAIDLAIVAIVDECSY; encoded by the coding sequence ATGCAACTGGCCAGAGTGGTAGGTTCGGTGGTCTCAACGCAAAAATCGCCGACGCTGATTGGCAAGAAGCTGCTACTGGTGCGCCGTGTCGCCGGGGATGGCTCCTTGCCACCGGACAGTAAAACACCGGATGAAGTGGCGGTGGATTCTGTGGGCGCGGGTCAGGGAGAGCTGGTGCTGCTGGCGGGCGGCTCCAGTGCCAGACGCGTCTTTGCCGAGCCAAATGATGCCATCGATCTGGCGATTGTCGCCATCGTCGATGAGTGTTCCTACTGA